One genomic window of Hymenobacter sp. J193 includes the following:
- a CDS encoding DUF4178 domain-containing protein, producing the protein MSTAATSAQAQLSCPKCQAPVPYFDEANSTHFVCPQCESYFEATDDKPVRAIGKFNGAHAAPVLPVGAVGTLRGQQYRVTGWTQRRESKTIYQWQEYMLRHEETGIYAQLAVYEGHWMLVGPAAQSYKVQMRQIVETPETTYNIYNKYKVQILFAAGEFDWDIREDEQLTVTEYIAPPHMLVQEKRGKTEHWYKGLHLEPREIADAFGIPSHQLPYRNGVGAVQPPPGTAAWPVLRNFTLGMALLIVFTQLAFLVIKPEKQVLAQEFSSGRDTSSTAAVAEALAAGSNRVIVSKPFEVEGPAALEFRVGSSLTNQWLEVPVTLVNEQTGRQYEFTKNLEYYSGVEDGESWSEGDPAQDATLAKIPTGRYHLNLYPVTENGQDLPLRLQVSQHTPLHSNAVLALLALLAYPVLLYGWRSYHEQQRWQNSDYGPQ; encoded by the coding sequence ATGAGCACCGCCGCTACCTCCGCCCAGGCCCAACTGTCATGCCCCAAGTGCCAGGCCCCGGTCCCGTACTTCGACGAGGCCAACAGCACGCACTTTGTGTGCCCGCAGTGCGAGTCCTACTTCGAGGCCACCGATGACAAGCCCGTCCGGGCCATCGGTAAGTTCAACGGGGCGCATGCCGCGCCGGTGCTGCCAGTAGGCGCTGTGGGCACGCTACGCGGGCAGCAGTACCGGGTAACGGGCTGGACGCAGCGGCGCGAATCCAAGACCATCTATCAGTGGCAGGAGTACATGCTGCGCCACGAAGAAACCGGCATTTACGCCCAGCTGGCCGTGTACGAAGGGCACTGGATGCTGGTAGGCCCCGCCGCCCAGAGCTACAAGGTGCAGATGCGCCAGATCGTGGAAACGCCGGAAACCACGTACAACATCTACAACAAGTATAAGGTGCAGATCCTGTTTGCCGCCGGCGAGTTCGACTGGGATATTCGGGAAGACGAGCAGCTGACGGTGACGGAATACATTGCGCCCCCGCACATGCTGGTGCAGGAGAAAAGGGGCAAAACCGAGCACTGGTACAAAGGCCTGCACCTGGAGCCCCGGGAAATTGCCGACGCCTTCGGTATCCCCAGCCACCAGCTGCCCTACCGCAATGGCGTGGGAGCCGTGCAGCCGCCCCCTGGCACCGCAGCCTGGCCGGTGCTGCGCAACTTCACCCTGGGCATGGCCTTGCTGATCGTGTTTACCCAGCTGGCCTTCCTCGTTATCAAGCCCGAAAAGCAAGTGCTGGCCCAGGAGTTCAGCAGCGGCCGCGACACCTCGTCGACAGCTGCCGTGGCTGAGGCGCTGGCGGCGGGCAGCAACCGGGTTATCGTTTCCAAGCCCTTTGAGGTGGAGGGGCCGGCGGCCCTGGAGTTTCGGGTAGGCTCCTCGCTAACCAACCAGTGGCTGGAAGTGCCCGTGACGCTGGTAAACGAGCAAACCGGCCGGCAGTACGAATTCACCAAGAACCTGGAATACTACTCCGGGGTGGAAGACGGGGAAAGCTGGAGCGAGGGCGACCCGGCCCAGGATGCTACCCTGGCCAAGATTCCGACCGGCCGCTACCACCTCAACCTCTACCCCGTCACCGAAAACGGCCAGGACCTGCCCCTGCGGCTGCAGGTAAGCCAGCATACGCCCCTGCACTCCAATGCGGTGCTGGCCTTGCTGGCGTTGTTGGCGTACCCGGTCCTGCTCTACGGGTGGCGCAGCTACCACGAGCAGCAGCGCTGGCAGAACAGTGACTACGGCCCCCAGTAA
- a CDS encoding S-adenosylmethionine decarboxylase family protein, with product MLTYSPGLHMLATFSAPVGPLTAAAACRSFFDGEIARLGLTKVGEVYHTFPNGSFTAVVGLTESHLSIHTWPEHGLATFDVFLSNFQRDNSATVRQLYAATLQFFEATEQSKTEVSR from the coding sequence ATGCTCACTTATTCGCCGGGGCTGCACATGCTGGCCACATTTTCGGCCCCCGTTGGTCCGCTCACGGCGGCGGCGGCCTGTCGGTCTTTCTTCGACGGCGAAATAGCCCGGCTGGGCCTCACGAAGGTGGGCGAAGTGTACCACACCTTTCCCAATGGCTCCTTCACGGCGGTGGTAGGCCTCACCGAGTCGCACCTAAGCATTCATACCTGGCCGGAGCATGGCCTGGCCACGTTCGACGTGTTCCTGAGCAACTTTCAGCGCGACAACTCAGCTACCGTGCGGCAGCTGTACGCGGCCACGCTGCAGTTTTTCGAGGCCACAGAGCAAAGCAAAACCGAGGTAAGCCGATGA
- a CDS encoding T9SS type A sorting domain-containing protein, producing MKQSILTVLLLAYIYSFGLPVIAQNTSTTVAAGAGHSLSILPDGTLWSWGSNRDYVLGESSAQSLRSSPKHIATTDKWKSVATYEDFALAIHADGTLWGWGSNKLGQLAQNGTYGSYVSPAKISANTTWASISAGNGYAVAIRKDGTLWAWGNNMSGKLGDGTNVSRFIPTQIGKETNWRMVSAGVASTIAIRADGTMWAWGVLNWNRAEPQFNEPIQVGNEHTWKFVAHRNKSVAAIKEDGTLWTWGENGNGELGTGTYNPGPDPKQITEATNWAYVSVGDTYMVATRLDGTLWHWGTNSHRFYIPGNENSTDIISQHLIPTQVGSQTTWKTVSAGDNHVLATQANGSVWAWGNGLGGAIGSSDILPHATTPNQVGKLTNWKSVATGREHTLALRTDGSLWSSGDNLQGQLGQGTTRFFSTMQQVAKGASWKQMTTGESHCLAVRTDGSLWAWGANDKGQLGDDTQTNRSSPIQVGNDFNWQYVAAGQKHSLGIKTDGTLWTWGQHADGTNTNILAPKRVGTSNTWKLVSAGYYHSLAIKNDGSLWSWGSNYFGQLGDGTGITRATPVQVGPVSVKWKSIAAGHDFSVGLREDGTLWAWGYNQDTQLGDGTRINRSAPVAIAKDQKWQAIGAGEQYGLAIDMQGTLWGWGYWGDRGLGISEPYPYYFRPIQLSTSSTWAQVDGGLYSSMLVQNNGTLWALGTNNLGGLLGVPGYAEEPLLVQPGTLPLATTTTFDTRAQLHVYPNPVQGVLRLEVKDLNTTLDLYDATGRVVRSIQPKPLTILSLQGIAPGVYILRQGQAAVRVVVQ from the coding sequence ATGAAGCAATCGATACTCACAGTGCTTTTACTAGCCTATATATATTCCTTCGGCTTACCTGTCATAGCTCAAAATACGTCAACAACCGTTGCGGCTGGGGCCGGGCACTCTCTTTCAATCCTGCCTGACGGTACTCTATGGTCTTGGGGATCAAACAGAGATTATGTGCTAGGAGAAAGTTCAGCTCAAAGTCTTCGCAGCTCTCCGAAACACATTGCCACTACGGACAAATGGAAAAGCGTAGCAACGTATGAGGACTTCGCGTTGGCTATACACGCTGATGGAACGTTATGGGGCTGGGGCAGCAACAAGCTGGGGCAATTAGCGCAAAATGGTACTTACGGCTCTTATGTAAGCCCGGCAAAAATTAGTGCTAATACAACATGGGCTAGTATTAGTGCTGGCAACGGGTATGCTGTTGCTATTCGTAAGGATGGAACATTGTGGGCCTGGGGTAATAATATGTCAGGCAAACTGGGGGATGGTACTAATGTAAGCCGCTTTATTCCCACCCAAATAGGCAAGGAAACCAACTGGCGTATGGTGAGTGCAGGTGTTGCATCGACCATAGCCATTCGTGCAGATGGTACGATGTGGGCTTGGGGAGTGCTTAACTGGAATAGAGCAGAGCCACAGTTTAATGAGCCGATACAAGTAGGTAATGAGCATACATGGAAATTTGTTGCACACAGAAATAAAAGTGTGGCGGCTATCAAGGAAGACGGTACGTTATGGACATGGGGAGAGAATGGAAATGGAGAGCTAGGTACCGGCACATACAACCCTGGCCCAGATCCAAAGCAGATAACGGAGGCTACAAACTGGGCATATGTTTCCGTGGGAGATACATACATGGTTGCTACTCGTCTTGATGGCACACTTTGGCACTGGGGGACAAATAGCCACCGCTTCTATATTCCTGGGAATGAAAATTCCACGGACATAATAAGCCAGCACCTTATTCCTACACAAGTTGGTTCTCAAACAACTTGGAAGACCGTTTCTGCTGGTGATAATCATGTTCTGGCAACCCAAGCAAATGGCAGCGTATGGGCTTGGGGAAATGGCCTGGGAGGAGCCATTGGAAGCTCTGATATTTTGCCTCACGCCACTACGCCTAATCAGGTCGGCAAACTGACTAATTGGAAATCAGTAGCTACGGGGAGGGAACACACGCTGGCGTTGCGTACTGACGGTTCATTATGGAGTAGTGGTGATAACCTCCAAGGGCAGTTGGGCCAAGGAACTACCAGATTCTTCTCTACTATGCAACAGGTCGCTAAAGGGGCCAGTTGGAAACAGATGACAACAGGTGAGAGCCACTGTCTGGCTGTGCGTACTGATGGTTCGTTATGGGCTTGGGGAGCAAATGACAAGGGTCAACTCGGTGACGATACTCAAACTAATCGGTCCAGCCCTATCCAAGTAGGTAATGACTTCAATTGGCAGTATGTAGCAGCAGGGCAAAAGCATAGTCTAGGAATAAAAACAGACGGTACCCTGTGGACTTGGGGACAACATGCTGATGGAACAAATACGAATATTCTTGCTCCTAAACGAGTAGGAACGAGTAATACATGGAAGCTTGTAAGTGCTGGCTACTATCACTCACTAGCAATAAAAAATGATGGTTCACTATGGTCTTGGGGTAGTAATTACTTTGGACAGCTTGGCGACGGAACCGGAATTACACGCGCCACACCAGTGCAAGTAGGTCCCGTATCAGTAAAATGGAAGAGTATAGCAGCGGGGCATGATTTCAGTGTAGGACTGCGAGAGGATGGTACTCTGTGGGCATGGGGTTACAATCAGGATACGCAGCTAGGTGATGGTACCCGGATAAATCGTTCAGCGCCTGTGGCTATAGCAAAGGACCAGAAGTGGCAAGCTATTGGAGCAGGTGAGCAGTACGGGCTGGCAATAGATATGCAAGGGACATTATGGGGATGGGGTTACTGGGGAGACCGTGGACTAGGTATATCGGAGCCATACCCTTATTATTTCCGTCCAATCCAGCTGAGCACTAGTAGCACCTGGGCTCAGGTAGATGGTGGGCTTTACTCATCGATGCTCGTGCAAAACAATGGAACATTGTGGGCATTAGGGACTAATAATCTTGGTGGGTTACTTGGTGTTCCGGGGTATGCCGAGGAGCCACTTTTAGTTCAACCTGGAACGTTGCCATTAGCTACTACAACCACTTTCGATACACGTGCTCAACTGCATGTGTACCCAAACCCGGTTCAAGGAGTACTTCGTTTAGAAGTAAAAGACCTCAACACTACCTTGGATTTGTATGACGCAACGGGTAGAGTTGTTCGAAGCATCCAGCCTAAACCACTAACCATTTTGTCCTTACAAGGCATAGCTCCTGGGGTTTACATCTTACGCCAAGGACAAGCAGCAGTGAGAGTGGTAGTGCAATAG
- the lysA gene encoding diaminopimelate decarboxylase has product MLDRTLTALQQAARPRGFQVHYALKANANAPILDLIRQHGLGADCVSGGEVQRALDASFAPDHVVFAGVGKSDVEINLALAANIWCFNAESVEELTVLNELAGAQNRRTRVALRVNPNVDAYTHPHITTGLDANKFGISLTDLGSVIEQLENLPNLELVGLHTHIGSQITNLTVFEKLSQKLNELQTWLEDRGHYLPHLNLGGGLGIDYHQPDQHPVPDFEQYFRTFELNLRRRPNQQVHVELGRSIVAQCGSLVSRVLYVKHSQQRRFAILDAGMTELIRPALYGSYHAIQNLSSQLPAQDYDVVGPICESSDTFGRQVLLPETRRGDLLAIRSAGAYGEVMSSGYNLREKAAAEYR; this is encoded by the coding sequence TTGCTGGACCGCACGCTCACGGCCTTGCAGCAGGCCGCCCGCCCCCGAGGCTTCCAGGTGCACTACGCCCTGAAAGCCAACGCCAACGCCCCCATCCTGGACCTTATTCGCCAGCACGGCCTGGGCGCTGACTGCGTGAGCGGCGGCGAAGTGCAGCGCGCTCTAGACGCTAGCTTCGCGCCCGACCACGTGGTATTTGCCGGCGTGGGCAAGAGCGACGTGGAAATCAACCTGGCGCTGGCGGCCAACATCTGGTGCTTTAACGCTGAGTCGGTGGAGGAGCTGACGGTGCTGAACGAGCTGGCCGGGGCCCAGAACCGCCGCACCCGCGTGGCCCTACGCGTGAACCCAAACGTGGACGCCTACACGCACCCGCACATTACCACCGGCCTCGACGCCAACAAGTTCGGCATCAGCCTGACCGATTTGGGCAGTGTGATTGAGCAGCTGGAGAACCTGCCGAACCTGGAGCTGGTGGGCCTGCACACGCATATTGGTTCCCAGATTACAAACCTCACGGTGTTTGAGAAGCTCAGCCAGAAGCTCAATGAGCTGCAAACCTGGCTAGAGGACCGGGGCCACTACCTGCCGCACCTGAACCTGGGCGGGGGCTTGGGCATCGACTACCACCAGCCCGACCAGCACCCGGTACCCGACTTCGAACAGTACTTCCGCACGTTTGAGTTGAACCTGCGGCGGCGCCCGAACCAGCAGGTGCACGTGGAGCTGGGCCGCTCCATCGTGGCCCAGTGTGGTTCCCTGGTAAGCCGGGTGCTGTACGTGAAGCACAGCCAGCAGCGCCGCTTCGCCATCCTCGACGCGGGCATGACGGAGCTGATTCGCCCGGCCCTCTACGGCTCCTACCACGCCATTCAGAACCTCAGCAGCCAGCTTCCGGCCCAGGACTACGACGTGGTGGGTCCCATCTGCGAGTCGTCGGACACCTTTGGGCGCCAGGTGCTGCTGCCCGAAACCCGCCGCGGCGACCTGCTGGCCATTCGCTCGGCCGGGGCCTACGGGGAGGTGATGTCGTCGGGCTACAACCTGCGCGAGAAGGCTGCGGCCGAGTATCGGTGA
- a CDS encoding aspartate kinase has translation MKVLKFGGTSVGTAERMRTVAELIHAPEEPRIVVLSAMSGTTNALVTIARLLYDGEIAAATAQTEILRQHYLMTARELLPQTEVATAAIGQLDACFRAIFDLMRNPLTPVGERLILAQGELLSTQLFHRYVTDVLGRPAVLLPALDFMRLDKDEEPDGAYIEQHLQEQLARHEGQTLFITQGYICRNAQGLIDNLKRGGSDYSASLIGAAARVEEIQIWTDIDGLHNNDPRVVEDTYPIRELSFDEAAELAYFGAKILHPSSVLPARQYGIPVRLLNTMQPEAPGTLISARTGDEAIKAVAAKDGLVAIKVRSSRMLLAHGFLRRLFEVFERYRTPIDMITTSEVAVSLTIDDATHLPEILAELRGFGTVEVDEQQTIICLVGNLIQENHGSARQVFNALQNIPLRMISYGGSPNNISVLINTADKNLALRSLNEGLFRRKAEAAF, from the coding sequence ATGAAAGTTCTCAAGTTTGGCGGCACGTCGGTAGGCACGGCCGAGCGCATGCGCACCGTAGCCGAGTTGATTCACGCCCCTGAAGAGCCGCGCATCGTGGTGCTGTCGGCCATGTCGGGCACCACCAACGCCCTGGTAACGATAGCGCGCCTGCTCTACGACGGCGAAATAGCGGCCGCCACGGCTCAGACCGAGATTTTGCGCCAGCACTACCTGATGACGGCCCGTGAGCTGCTGCCCCAGACGGAGGTGGCCACGGCCGCCATCGGCCAGCTGGACGCCTGCTTCCGGGCCATCTTCGACCTGATGCGCAACCCGCTCACGCCCGTGGGCGAGCGGCTGATTCTGGCCCAGGGTGAGCTGCTGAGCACCCAGCTTTTCCACCGCTACGTGACGGATGTGCTGGGCCGCCCGGCCGTGCTGCTGCCGGCCCTCGACTTCATGCGCCTTGATAAAGACGAGGAGCCCGATGGCGCCTATATCGAGCAGCACCTGCAGGAGCAGCTAGCCCGCCACGAAGGCCAGACGCTGTTCATCACCCAGGGCTACATCTGCCGCAATGCCCAGGGCCTCATCGACAACCTCAAGCGCGGGGGCTCCGACTACTCGGCCTCGCTGATTGGCGCCGCGGCCCGGGTGGAGGAAATTCAGATCTGGACCGACATCGACGGGCTGCACAACAACGACCCGCGCGTGGTAGAGGACACCTACCCCATCCGGGAGCTGTCGTTTGATGAGGCGGCCGAGCTGGCTTACTTCGGGGCGAAGATTCTGCACCCCAGCTCGGTGCTGCCGGCTCGCCAGTACGGCATTCCGGTGCGCCTGCTCAATACCATGCAGCCCGAAGCGCCCGGCACGCTTATCTCCGCCCGCACCGGCGACGAGGCCATCAAGGCCGTGGCAGCCAAGGACGGGCTGGTAGCCATTAAGGTGCGCAGCAGCCGCATGCTGCTGGCCCACGGCTTCCTGCGCCGCTTGTTCGAAGTATTTGAGCGGTACCGCACGCCCATCGACATGATTACGACCTCGGAAGTGGCCGTGTCGCTGACCATCGACGACGCCACCCACCTGCCCGAAATTCTGGCGGAGCTGCGCGGCTTCGGCACGGTGGAAGTAGACGAGCAGCAAACCATTATTTGTCTGGTAGGCAACCTGATTCAGGAAAACCACGGCTCGGCCCGGCAGGTATTCAACGCCCTGCAGAACATTCCGCTGCGCATGATCAGCTACGGCGGCTCGCCCAACAACATCAGCGTGCTCATCAACACCGCCGATAAAAACCTGGCCCTCCGCTCCCTCAACGAAGGCCTCTTCCGCCGCAAAGCCGAAGCGGCCTTTTAG
- a CDS encoding Ig-like domain-containing protein, whose protein sequence is MKYSFVFLFIAVLILPGCIIYPRMSRIYMTPEYKAIVIDQAGRPVSGIIATFEQENAQQPSDTTTSDGTIYLAPKRKFVAFDFIVMDPAMYITATIKPADIHSKINPFERRFNFCYYSKRITTITDTIVIK, encoded by the coding sequence ATGAAATATTCATTTGTTTTCCTCTTTATTGCAGTTCTTATTTTACCTGGCTGTATTATCTATCCGCGCATGTCTCGTATTTATATGACTCCGGAATATAAAGCCATTGTTATTGACCAAGCTGGCCGACCCGTTTCCGGCATAATAGCCACGTTTGAGCAAGAAAACGCCCAGCAGCCAAGTGACACAACCACTTCAGACGGCACTATTTATCTTGCTCCTAAAAGGAAATTTGTCGCATTCGACTTTATTGTAATGGACCCAGCCATGTATATAACGGCTACCATAAAGCCTGCCGATATTCACAGTAAAATAAATCCATTTGAGCGCAGATTCAACTTTTGTTATTACAGTAAAAGAATTACAACAATAACCGATACAATAGTAATCAAATAG
- a CDS encoding IS5 family transposase, with protein sequence MVECYQPLTDSQWQVIELLLPVHRRRRLCLRHVFNALLYVCRTGCQWRALPRQFPPWTAVYYYFYRWQRLGLWQQLNTVVNALDRVAHGREPTPALACVDSQSVKLAPRIYEHRGLDAHKLINGRKRQVLVDSGGRIWAAHVHAAHRHDSTGALALLPHRPWWARRLQRVLTDAAYRGRFARHLLSLGLVQQISSRPPTQRGFVPLARRWVVERTFAWLACFRRVVVDYEFTPASHVTWLLLANITMALNRA encoded by the coding sequence ATGGTTGAGTGCTATCAACCCCTTACTGACTCGCAGTGGCAAGTTATTGAGTTGCTACTGCCCGTGCACCGGCGACGGCGCTTGTGCTTGCGCCACGTGTTCAACGCCTTGCTCTATGTGTGCCGCACGGGCTGCCAATGGCGGGCACTGCCACGCCAGTTTCCGCCCTGGACAGCGGTCTACTATTACTTCTACCGCTGGCAACGTCTGGGCCTGTGGCAGCAGCTCAACACGGTCGTCAACGCCCTGGATCGGGTCGCGCACGGCCGCGAACCCACCCCGGCGCTGGCCTGCGTGGACAGCCAGAGCGTGAAGCTGGCCCCGCGCATTTACGAACACCGCGGCCTGGACGCACATAAGCTCATCAACGGCCGCAAACGCCAAGTTCTAGTCGATTCTGGCGGACGCATCTGGGCTGCGCATGTACACGCGGCCCACCGCCATGACAGTACCGGGGCTTTGGCCCTGTTGCCGCACCGCCCCTGGTGGGCGCGGCGCCTGCAGCGGGTGCTCACCGATGCCGCCTACCGCGGGCGCTTTGCGCGCCATCTGCTGAGCTTAGGCCTGGTCCAGCAGATCAGTAGTCGGCCGCCCACGCAGCGCGGCTTCGTGCCACTGGCCCGGCGCTGGGTCGTCGAGCGCACCTTCGCCTGGCTGGCCTGCTTTCGCCGGGTCGTCGTCGATTACGAATTTACCCCCGCTAGCCATGTCACTTGGTTACTGCTAGCCAACATCACCATGGCGCTCAATCGGGCTTGA
- a CDS encoding DNA-binding domain-containing protein: MDIAYSLVDNKLTAGPHDRRAQVHITGTATIEDLAADIVRPGSTITRAEFLAMYEELKTAVIRRAQRGENVVTDLFVVRPSLTGSWPDAQDAFDPERHQGRLRLSAGTALRRAETELRFVQVRAVSQSEPRPEQVEDLLTEAVNTSLRPGTTAQLRGANLKHNPTDPTQGVFLVPATGAGTPARLERILKNTPSEQLFLVPPMFPAGSYRLEVRIKLRGGNNLRTGTLPAAITIE; the protein is encoded by the coding sequence ATGGACATTGCCTACTCCCTCGTCGACAACAAGCTGACTGCCGGCCCGCACGACCGGCGGGCCCAGGTGCATATCACGGGCACCGCTACCATCGAAGACCTGGCTGCCGACATCGTGCGGCCCGGCTCCACCATCACCAGGGCCGAGTTTCTGGCCATGTACGAGGAGCTGAAAACGGCCGTCATCCGGAGGGCCCAGCGCGGCGAAAACGTGGTAACCGACCTGTTCGTGGTGCGCCCCAGCCTCACCGGCTCCTGGCCCGATGCCCAGGATGCCTTCGACCCGGAGCGCCACCAGGGCCGCCTGCGCCTGTCGGCTGGCACCGCCCTGCGCCGGGCCGAAACCGAGCTGCGCTTCGTGCAGGTGCGGGCCGTGAGCCAGAGTGAGCCGCGCCCCGAGCAGGTGGAGGACCTGCTCACCGAGGCTGTCAACACCAGCCTCCGACCCGGCACTACGGCCCAACTGCGCGGCGCCAATCTCAAGCACAACCCCACCGACCCCACCCAGGGCGTGTTTCTGGTGCCCGCCACCGGCGCCGGCACTCCCGCCCGCCTGGAGCGCATCCTGAAGAACACGCCCTCCGAGCAGCTATTTCTGGTGCCACCCATGTTCCCGGCCGGTTCCTACCGGCTGGAGGTACGCATCAAGCTACGTGGTGGCAATAACCTGCGCACGGGCACCTTGCCCGCAGCCATTACCATCGAGTGA